Proteins encoded together in one Oncorhynchus masou masou isolate Uvic2021 chromosome 3, UVic_Omas_1.1, whole genome shotgun sequence window:
- the LOC135518987 gene encoding LOW QUALITY PROTEIN: zona pellucida sperm-binding protein 3-like (The sequence of the model RefSeq protein was modified relative to this genomic sequence to represent the inferred CDS: inserted 2 bases in 1 codon), whose translation MAKGLLLVVAFGCVVSDVWDSRRFYPRSGFLHDEVPARFDSQKPVQEEPARPDPSEAVEEPEGSQSKQAFEKPLTLNLHKVEEPERKPNRVVTWCLVHVKVKQDLLGIGRLIQPQRITLGGCPATEEDTDAHVITFESELHGCGSELTMTEDVLIYTFTLXSEAKPLANTSIVKTSAFMVDIECHYLRNHDVSSNALKPTWIPNTSNMVAEELFYFSLRLMTADWQFERPSNHYYLGDIINMEASVMPYHHVPLRVFVDRCVATLAPEVNTVPRYSFIEDHGCLVDAKLTGSSSQFLSRSQDDKIQFQLESFRFQPQNDSQQLYITCHLKASAASSPIDAENKACSFTDGWKAAGGDDQMCGCCDSSCAVSKARDLDSDLGRC comes from the exons ATGGCCAAAG GGCTTCTGTTGGTTGTGGCCTTTGGCTGTGTTGTTAGTGATGTGTGGGACTCCAGACGGTTTTATCCGAGATCAGGGTTTCTGCACGATGAAGTCCCAGCCAGGTTTGACTCTCAGAAGCCAGTGCAAGAGGAGCCTGCAAGGCCGGACCCTAGCGAGGCTGTTGAAGAGCCTGAGGGTTCCCAGTCCAAGCAGGCCTTTGAGAAGCCTCTGACTTTGAACTTACATAAAGTTGAAGAGCCTGAGCGCAAGCCTAACCGTGTGGTGACTTGGTGTCTGGTCCATGTGAAGGTGAAGCAGGACCTGCTGGGGATTGGCCGGCTCATACAGCCACAGCGTATCACTCTAGGAGGTTGTCCTGCCACTGAGGAGGACACTGACGCTCATGTGATCACCTTTGAATCAGAGCTGCATGGCTGTGGCAGTGAGCTGACG ATGACTGAGGATGTGCTGATCTACACCTTCACTCT GTCTGAGGCAAAACCTCTTGCTAACACTTCTATAGTGAAAACCAGTGCATTTATGGTTGATATTGAGTGCCACTACTTGAG GAATCACGATGTGAGCAGCAATGCCCTGAAGCCAACCTGGATCCCCAACACTTCCAACATGGTGGCAGAGGAACTCTTCTACTTCTCCCTGAGGTTAATGACTG CTGACTGGCAGTTTGAGAGGCCCTCCAACCATTACTATCTTGGTGACATCATCAACATGGAAGCCTCGGTCATGCCGTACCACCACGTTCCCCTCCGTGTCTTTGTGGACCGCTGTGTCGCCACCTTGGCGCCTGAGGTCAACACTGTCCCTAGATATTCTTTCATTGAGGACCATGG GTGTCTGGTTGATGCCAAGTTGACCGGCTCCAGCTCCCAGTTCCTGTCCAGATCCCAGGATGACAAGATCCAGTTTCAGCTGGAGTCCTTCAGGTTCCAACCACAGAATGATTCCCAACAGCTCTACATAACATGTCATCTGAAAGCATCTGCAGCCTCTTCCCCCATTGATGCTGAGAACAAGGCCTGCTCTTTCACAGATGG ctggaaggctgcaggtgGGGATGACCAGATGTGTGGCTGCTGTGACTCCAGCTGTGCTGTGAGCAAGGCTAGAGATCTGGACAGTGATTTAGGTAGGTGTTAA